The proteins below come from a single Rhizobium tropici CIAT 899 genomic window:
- the purU gene encoding formyltetrahydrofolate deformylase, producing MTSYVLTVACKSTRGIVAAISNYLAGQGCNIIDSSQFDDLDTGMFFMRVSFISEEGVGETALAEGFKPIAEKFAMDVEIHDAKKRMKVLLMVSRFGHCLNDLLYRWKIGALPIDIVGVISNHFDYQKVVVNHDIPFHHIPVTKANKPEAEARIMDVVEQTGTELIVLARYMQILSDSMCQKMSGRIINIHHSFLPSFKGANPYKQAYERGVKLIGATAHYVTADLDEGPIIEQDTARITHAQSAEDYVSIGRDVESQVLARAIHAHIHHRNFINGNRTVVFPASPGSYASERMG from the coding sequence ATGACGAGCTATGTATTGACAGTTGCGTGCAAATCGACGCGCGGGATCGTTGCGGCGATCTCGAACTATCTGGCCGGGCAGGGCTGCAACATCATCGACTCCAGCCAGTTCGACGATCTCGACACCGGCATGTTCTTCATGCGCGTCTCCTTCATCTCCGAGGAGGGCGTCGGTGAGACGGCGCTGGCAGAAGGCTTCAAGCCGATCGCGGAAAAGTTCGCCATGGACGTCGAGATCCACGATGCCAAGAAGCGCATGAAGGTGCTGCTGATGGTGTCGCGCTTCGGCCATTGCTTGAACGACCTGCTCTATCGCTGGAAGATCGGTGCGCTGCCGATCGACATCGTCGGCGTCATCTCCAACCATTTCGATTACCAGAAGGTGGTGGTCAATCATGACATCCCCTTCCACCATATTCCGGTGACCAAGGCCAACAAGCCGGAGGCGGAAGCGCGGATCATGGACGTGGTCGAGCAGACCGGCACCGAACTGATCGTGCTGGCGCGCTACATGCAGATCCTGTCGGATTCCATGTGCCAGAAGATGTCGGGCCGCATCATCAACATCCATCATTCCTTCCTGCCGTCGTTCAAGGGCGCCAATCCCTACAAGCAGGCCTATGAGCGCGGGGTGAAGCTGATCGGGGCGACGGCGCATTATGTGACGGCCGATCTCGACGAGGGTCCGATCATCGAGCAGGACACGGCGCGCATCACCCATGCGCAGTCTGCCGAGGATTACGTCTCGATCGGCCGCGATGTGGAGAGCCAGGTTCTCGCCCGCGCCATCCATGCCCATATCCATCACCGCAACTTCATCAACGGCAACCGCACGGTCGTCTTCCCGGCAAGCCCGGGCTCATATGCCTCCGAGCGCATGGGGTGA
- a CDS encoding glycoside hydrolase family 5 protein — translation MTASMTKSLRRLLAAAVMLAFTTEAGGAFAATQLCYRGVNLSGAEYGERGGVVNVNYTYPSERTVRYFAEKGMNTIRLPFRWERLQPVLGAPFDGNEMKRLKDAVDLIQKHGMAVVLDPHNYAYYDKIQLKQPPATDLAFGDFWARLAVEFSNRKGVAFGLMNEPHDLKAPDWLELANTAIRSIRTVGARNLILVPGTNWTGAHSWSADVLGGGANGTVMLGVRDPLDFYAFEFHQYLDSDSSGTHPVCDGTDKAVKGMNDVTDWLRKNGKRGFLGEFGGAANDDCLDGLKQVLSVMDANSDVWLGWTYWAAGDWWPPEEPLNVQPRNGRDKPQMKVLAEDLSRKSSLAASCALVRPAK, via the coding sequence ATGACCGCATCGATGACGAAATCTCTGCGACGCCTGCTAGCGGCGGCCGTCATGCTTGCTTTCACGACGGAGGCTGGAGGCGCATTCGCGGCCACGCAACTGTGCTATCGCGGCGTCAATCTCTCCGGGGCTGAGTATGGGGAGCGCGGCGGGGTCGTCAATGTCAATTACACCTATCCGTCCGAACGGACCGTGCGCTATTTCGCCGAAAAAGGCATGAACACGATCCGCCTTCCCTTTCGCTGGGAGCGGCTGCAGCCGGTGCTCGGGGCGCCGTTTGACGGGAACGAGATGAAACGCCTGAAGGATGCCGTCGATCTCATTCAGAAGCACGGAATGGCAGTCGTTCTCGACCCGCATAATTATGCTTATTACGACAAGATCCAGCTCAAGCAGCCTCCCGCGACCGATCTCGCATTCGGCGATTTCTGGGCGCGGCTTGCGGTGGAGTTCTCCAACCGCAAGGGCGTGGCCTTCGGCCTGATGAATGAGCCGCACGACCTCAAGGCGCCCGATTGGCTCGAACTCGCCAATACCGCGATCCGCAGCATCCGTACCGTCGGCGCGCGCAATCTCATTCTCGTACCCGGAACGAACTGGACGGGCGCGCACAGCTGGTCGGCCGATGTCCTTGGTGGCGGCGCAAACGGCACGGTCATGCTCGGCGTCAGGGACCCGCTCGATTTCTACGCCTTCGAATTTCACCAATATCTGGATTCCGACAGTTCGGGCACGCACCCGGTCTGCGATGGCACCGACAAGGCCGTGAAGGGCATGAACGACGTCACCGACTGGCTGCGCAAAAACGGCAAACGCGGATTTCTGGGCGAATTCGGCGGCGCCGCCAATGATGATTGCCTCGATGGCCTCAAACAGGTGCTCAGCGTCATGGACGCCAACAGCGACGTCTGGCTCGGCTGGACCTATTGGGCTGCCGGTGACTGGTGGCCGCCTGAGGAACCACTCAACGTCCAGCCGCGCAATGGTCGCGACAAGCCGCAGATGAAGGTTCTTGCCGAGGACCTGAGCCGAAAGTCGTCTCTGGCGGCCTCATGCGCGCTGGTCAGGCCGGCGAAATGA
- a CDS encoding GumC family protein, giving the protein MSSMERSQRSDRLAGWRDTEPPDVRRDGVRPRSPVLRPRDFVVAGEPVAHTEEPKAPIADAAVSQSPSNRSDGEEPVVPRPIAEPVVAVAMPTVEQVVVPPVSAAAPAASVPAAKLPLLDLRSAIASIWAKKLVVLALAGAGAVLGGAVIPLIPQKFTAETSLYFDPRPVGGSDSAQQAPTPPELITTMIESQTQILSSGKVLGRVVDALKLDQDPKFNGGATGEAAKYGATAVLAKAVQIARESSTYVVTAKVTTGDPQKSAGIANQLVTSFLEEESKAASNSFKSSNTALDSRLEDLRQQVLSAEKAVETYRADNDMVAVEGNLISDKRLTALNDLLVTSQQKTIEAKARADAAGKLSFEDVVSNNPSSGVTSTALSSLRQQYATMAANVGSLQSLLGARHPRLLAAKSSLESLAAEIRAELQRQMTSARADYEQAQKAEQDIAKELAAQKASQVNTSGKLVSLNELQRKATAARDLYESLLKRSGQASDAHDLSQSNIRVISEAEAPLKADGPSRKVMMVAGLIAGAIFGAGLGMAFAILLGLFRHPVIRSYFGK; this is encoded by the coding sequence ATGAGCTCAATGGAACGAAGCCAGCGATCGGACCGACTTGCGGGTTGGCGCGACACCGAGCCGCCTGATGTACGGCGCGATGGCGTGCGCCCGCGCAGCCCTGTCTTGCGTCCCCGGGATTTCGTTGTCGCAGGCGAGCCCGTAGCACATACCGAAGAGCCCAAGGCGCCTATCGCGGATGCCGCCGTTTCGCAAAGCCCGTCGAATCGATCCGACGGAGAGGAGCCAGTGGTTCCGCGCCCCATTGCCGAGCCGGTTGTCGCCGTGGCGATGCCGACCGTCGAGCAGGTTGTGGTTCCTCCGGTGTCTGCCGCTGCTCCGGCAGCATCGGTACCGGCGGCAAAGTTGCCGTTGCTCGATCTCCGATCGGCCATCGCTTCGATCTGGGCGAAGAAGCTTGTAGTTCTTGCCCTGGCAGGCGCCGGCGCGGTACTGGGCGGCGCTGTCATTCCCCTTATTCCGCAGAAGTTCACCGCCGAGACCAGCCTCTATTTCGACCCCCGCCCGGTCGGAGGCTCCGATTCCGCCCAGCAGGCCCCAACACCACCTGAATTGATCACGACGATGATCGAAAGCCAGACGCAGATCCTGTCTTCGGGCAAGGTGCTCGGCCGCGTCGTCGATGCATTGAAGCTCGATCAGGACCCGAAATTCAATGGCGGCGCCACCGGCGAGGCGGCAAAATATGGGGCCACGGCCGTCCTGGCGAAAGCCGTTCAGATCGCCCGCGAATCCAGCACCTATGTCGTGACGGCGAAAGTGACGACGGGCGATCCGCAGAAATCGGCTGGGATCGCCAATCAGCTCGTCACCTCCTTTCTGGAGGAAGAGAGCAAGGCGGCGTCTAACAGCTTCAAGAGCAGCAATACGGCGTTGGATAGCCGCCTCGAGGATCTGCGCCAGCAGGTGCTCTCAGCCGAAAAGGCTGTCGAGACCTACCGCGCCGACAACGATATGGTGGCCGTCGAGGGCAATCTGATTTCCGACAAGCGCCTGACCGCGCTGAACGACCTGCTTGTCACCAGCCAGCAGAAGACGATCGAGGCGAAAGCCCGCGCCGATGCAGCCGGAAAGCTCAGTTTCGAGGATGTCGTCTCCAACAATCCTTCGTCGGGGGTGACGTCGACCGCATTGAGCAGTCTGCGGCAGCAGTATGCGACGATGGCGGCCAATGTCGGCAGCCTGCAGAGCCTGCTCGGCGCCCGCCACCCGCGCCTGCTCGCCGCGAAGTCCTCGCTGGAAAGCCTCGCCGCGGAAATCCGGGCGGAGCTGCAACGGCAGATGACGTCCGCTCGTGCCGATTACGAGCAGGCGCAGAAGGCCGAGCAGGATATCGCCAAGGAACTTGCCGCGCAGAAGGCCTCGCAGGTCAATACCTCGGGCAAGCTCGTCAGCCTGAACGAGCTGCAGCGCAAGGCGACTGCGGCCCGCGATCTTTATGAATCGCTTCTGAAACGGTCCGGCCAGGCGAGCGATGCTCACGATCTGTCACAGAGCAATATCCGCGTGATCTCCGAGGCGGAAGCGCCGTTGAAGGCCGATGGGCCGAGCCGCAAGGTAATGATGGTGGCCGGGCTTATCGCCGGAGCGATCTTCGGTGCAGGTCTCGGCATGGCGTTTGCCATTCTCCTCGGTCTGTTCCGGCATCCCGTTATCCGCAGCTATTTCGGTAAGTGA
- a CDS encoding polysaccharide biosynthesis protein encodes MVPADKLVLPFLALPRSTKRALALLVDASLCVLTVWFAYCLRLDDWVILEGVEWLPAIVSLLLAIPIFIVLGLYRAIFRYAGLSAFVTVVKAVAIYALAFMTVFTAISVPGVPRTVGILQPLLLLIAIGLSRMWTRYWLGNAYQRLLNRNQLGKVLVYGAGASGRQLTGALANSAELNVVGYLDDDRNLHGSIMGGLPIYDPADLPALVVSGEIKGVLLALPNATRQRRNEILEDMRKARVTVRTMPDLTALAQGRVAVSDLRELDIEDLLGRNVIAPDRGLIEKNIRGKVVMVTGAGGSIGSELCRQILKNGPSALLLIEQSEFALYAIHGELEKTAASAGYADIRIIPFLASVRDGQRMRQIMQAWRPKTVYHAAAYKHVPLVEYNPAEGIRNNVQGTQIAAEAARDHGVENFVLISTDKAVRPTNIMGASKRLAEMVLQAMDADRKPGTDSTNFAMVRFGNVLGSSGSVVPLFRQQIRDGGPITLTHPDITRYFMTIPEASQLVIQAGAMSGGGDVFLLDMGEPVRIADLARRMVELSGLTVRDQDEPDGDIELEITGLRPGEKLYEELLIGDNPQPTSHPRIMQAKEDFLPWPELSKRLAALEAALDENDIPLARAMLQNLVSGYTPSSEVVDLVYRERETDLTVDQPNLDNVAQL; translated from the coding sequence ATGGTGCCCGCGGATAAACTCGTTCTGCCGTTTCTGGCTTTGCCGCGCTCTACCAAGCGTGCGCTTGCGCTGCTGGTCGACGCCAGCCTGTGCGTGCTGACGGTCTGGTTTGCTTACTGTCTCCGCCTCGACGATTGGGTCATTCTCGAAGGCGTCGAGTGGCTGCCGGCCATCGTCTCCCTTCTGCTCGCCATTCCGATCTTCATCGTTCTCGGCCTTTATCGTGCGATCTTCCGCTACGCCGGTCTTTCGGCGTTCGTGACGGTCGTCAAGGCGGTAGCGATCTATGCGCTCGCTTTCATGACGGTTTTCACCGCGATCAGCGTGCCGGGCGTGCCGCGCACGGTCGGTATCTTGCAGCCGCTGCTATTGCTGATCGCGATCGGCCTGTCGCGCATGTGGACGCGCTACTGGCTCGGTAACGCCTATCAGCGCCTTCTCAACCGCAATCAGCTTGGCAAGGTGCTGGTCTATGGCGCGGGTGCTTCGGGGCGCCAGCTTACAGGCGCCCTTGCCAACAGCGCCGAACTGAACGTCGTCGGTTATCTCGACGACGATCGCAATCTGCATGGCAGCATCATGGGCGGCCTGCCGATCTACGATCCTGCCGATCTGCCGGCGCTCGTGGTTTCGGGCGAGATCAAGGGCGTATTGCTCGCCCTGCCGAACGCCACGCGGCAGCGGCGCAACGAAATCCTCGAAGATATGCGCAAGGCCCGCGTCACGGTGCGGACCATGCCCGATCTGACGGCGCTTGCGCAGGGCCGGGTCGCGGTTTCGGATCTGCGCGAGCTTGACATCGAAGACCTGCTCGGCCGCAACGTGATCGCTCCCGACCGCGGTCTGATCGAGAAGAACATTCGCGGCAAGGTCGTCATGGTCACCGGCGCCGGCGGCTCGATCGGCAGCGAACTCTGCCGCCAGATCCTGAAGAACGGCCCGTCCGCCCTGCTGCTGATCGAGCAGAGCGAGTTCGCCCTTTATGCCATCCATGGTGAGCTGGAAAAGACCGCCGCTTCCGCCGGTTATGCCGATATACGGATCATTCCCTTCCTGGCGTCCGTGCGGGATGGCCAGCGGATGAGGCAGATCATGCAGGCCTGGCGGCCGAAGACCGTCTATCATGCCGCCGCCTACAAGCATGTGCCGCTCGTCGAATACAATCCCGCCGAAGGCATCCGCAACAATGTGCAGGGAACGCAGATAGCGGCCGAGGCTGCGCGCGATCATGGTGTCGAAAATTTCGTCCTCATCAGCACCGACAAGGCCGTACGCCCGACCAACATCATGGGCGCGAGCAAGCGGCTGGCGGAAATGGTGCTGCAGGCGATGGACGCTGATCGCAAGCCCGGCACCGACAGTACCAATTTCGCCATGGTGCGCTTCGGCAACGTGCTCGGCTCCTCCGGTTCGGTCGTGCCCCTCTTTCGTCAGCAGATCCGCGACGGCGGGCCGATCACGCTCACGCATCCCGATATCACCCGTTATTTCATGACCATTCCCGAGGCGTCGCAGCTTGTGATCCAGGCGGGCGCGATGTCGGGCGGCGGCGACGTGTTCCTGCTCGACATGGGCGAACCGGTGCGCATTGCCGATCTCGCACGTCGCATGGTGGAACTGTCCGGTCTGACCGTACGGGATCAAGACGAGCCTGACGGCGATATCGAGCTCGAAATCACCGGCCTGCGACCAGGCGAGAAGCTCTATGAAGAGCTGTTGATCGGCGACAACCCGCAGCCGACCAGTCATCCGCGCATCATGCAGGCCAAGGAAGACTTTCTCCCCTGGCCGGAGCTGTCGAAGCGGCTTGCCGCACTCGAGGCGGCGCTGGATGAAAACGACATTCCCCTGGCCAGAGCCATGCTGCAAAATCTCGTTTCCGGCTATACGCCGAGCAGCGAAGTGGTCGATCTGGTCTATCGCGAGCGCGAGACGGATCTGACGGTCGACCAACCGAACCTTGATAACGTCGCGCAGCTATAG
- a CDS encoding glycosyltransferase family 25 protein, protein MQSPRFLFAGVTVILEQINRVPPCPDPGTADDIAQQVSIYVINLDRSRDRWERLCKQAVEFDLHLTRIPAVDGRVIADADRVDFHPPSFMYHNGRKLLPGEYGCYRSHLIALEQFVASGDRVAIIIEDDVELNERLIPRAIAAMDGAKGARLVKLVNHRLVGFKPIHKTSENDVVGRCMHGPQGSAACYIVNRKAAKKLLTTLKPMLLPYDVALERGWSTGVETFTTFENLVDFSPHRADTTIGKRVHYRAVKRHPLLRLTAHWFRTCDQVHRWYYAIAMKR, encoded by the coding sequence TTGCAGTCGCCGCGATTTCTGTTTGCAGGAGTAACAGTCATTCTCGAACAGATTAATCGTGTTCCTCCCTGCCCTGATCCCGGCACCGCTGACGATATCGCTCAGCAGGTTTCCATCTATGTCATCAACCTCGATCGCTCGCGTGATCGCTGGGAGCGGCTCTGCAAGCAGGCTGTCGAATTCGATCTGCATCTCACCCGCATTCCCGCTGTCGACGGCCGCGTCATAGCTGACGCGGATCGCGTCGACTTCCACCCCCCTTCATTCATGTATCATAACGGCCGTAAGCTCCTACCGGGAGAATACGGATGCTATCGCAGCCATCTCATCGCCCTCGAGCAATTTGTCGCCAGCGGCGACAGGGTGGCGATCATCATCGAAGATGACGTCGAGCTCAACGAGAGGCTGATACCGCGCGCGATCGCGGCGATGGACGGCGCCAAAGGCGCCCGTCTCGTCAAACTCGTCAACCATCGCCTCGTCGGCTTCAAACCGATCCACAAAACCAGCGAGAATGACGTTGTCGGCCGCTGCATGCATGGTCCGCAGGGCTCAGCTGCCTGTTACATCGTCAACCGCAAGGCTGCCAAGAAGCTGCTGACGACGCTGAAGCCCATGCTTCTTCCCTATGATGTCGCCCTGGAACGCGGTTGGTCCACCGGCGTCGAGACATTCACGACCTTTGAAAATCTGGTCGACTTCAGCCCTCATCGCGCCGATACCACGATCGGCAAGCGCGTGCATTACCGCGCCGTAAAGCGGCACCCCCTGTTGCGGCTGACGGCACATTGGTTCCGCACCTGCGATCAGGTGCACCGCTGGTACTACGCCATCGCGATGAAACGGTAG
- a CDS encoding Gfo/Idh/MocA family protein, whose product MRVGIIGLGFRLGYLGYVFKAIDESFEIAGYVDPAPAGLPGLTERGISAGKAYATPQELIANEKIDLLMIGSPNHMHLDHIRVGLEAGLKIFCEKPIVTTIKDSIELARLMAKFGHERLNVGLVLRYSPMYRDLLAAQAEGKLGHVVSIEAAEHIEPYHGAFFMRDWRRYEHYSGSFMLEKCCHDLDLYNGVVGARPERVASFGGRKSFIPENDPAREGINDLELFHRKPSGWMGSDKVFDSDGDIIDYQVAIVEYANGVGMNFHTNLNVPDQFRRFAIMGSRGMAEGDFIRGYFNVHEMLTGKKVIENTYAATTLSQHYGADEQMAADIITHVKTGLHLPVSTQNALEAGILALSMDEARMKRAVVDLRPIWDEFDEALHSRAA is encoded by the coding sequence ATGCGCGTTGGAATCATTGGGCTGGGATTCCGCCTGGGCTACCTGGGCTATGTCTTCAAGGCGATCGATGAGAGCTTCGAGATTGCCGGCTATGTCGATCCGGCGCCGGCAGGCCTGCCCGGTTTGACCGAACGGGGCATATCGGCCGGGAAGGCCTACGCGACGCCTCAGGAGCTGATCGCCAACGAGAAGATCGATCTCCTGATGATCGGCTCGCCGAACCACATGCATCTCGATCACATTCGCGTCGGCCTCGAAGCCGGCCTCAAGATCTTCTGCGAAAAGCCGATCGTCACGACGATCAAGGACAGTATCGAGCTCGCCCGCCTGATGGCGAAATTCGGCCATGAGCGCCTGAACGTGGGCCTGGTCCTGCGTTATTCGCCGATGTACCGTGATCTCCTCGCCGCCCAGGCCGAAGGAAAGCTCGGCCATGTGGTTTCGATCGAGGCGGCGGAGCACATCGAGCCCTATCATGGCGCCTTTTTCATGCGTGACTGGCGCCGCTACGAACATTATTCCGGCAGCTTCATGCTGGAAAAATGCTGCCACGACCTCGATCTCTACAATGGTGTGGTCGGCGCGCGGCCGGAGCGGGTCGCAAGCTTCGGCGGCCGCAAGAGTTTCATTCCGGAAAACGACCCGGCGCGGGAAGGTATCAACGATCTTGAGCTCTTCCATCGCAAGCCGAGCGGCTGGATGGGATCGGACAAGGTCTTCGACAGCGACGGCGATATCATCGATTACCAGGTGGCGATCGTCGAATATGCCAATGGCGTCGGCATGAACTTCCACACCAATCTGAACGTGCCGGACCAGTTCCGCCGCTTTGCCATCATGGGCTCGCGCGGCATGGCCGAAGGTGATTTCATCCGCGGTTACTTCAATGTCCACGAGATGCTGACCGGCAAAAAGGTAATCGAAAACACTTACGCGGCCACCACGCTTTCGCAGCATTACGGCGCCGACGAGCAGATGGCCGCCGATATCATCACGCACGTCAAGACGGGCCTGCACCTGCCGGTGTCGACCCAGAATGCGCTGGAGGCGGGCATTCTGGCGCTCTCGATGGACGAGGCGCGCATGAAGAGAGCTGTCGTCGATCTCCGACCGATTTGGGACGAGTTCGACGAAGCGCTTCATTCAAGAGCCGCCTAG
- a CDS encoding carbohydrate ABC transporter permease codes for MGVQRSTVIFAWLLLFPALLYVTVIVAYPLVDTIILSFTDASLKKVTNWVGFENYAKIFNDTFAGVIVRTFIWTFFSVSIKMIIGTLGAALLNSAVPGRALFRVLTMPPWIVPMAIGIFMWGWMYNGQFGMISGLLQRFGIVDSPVAFLAYGSTAFWATIVTDVWIGVPMVTLYMLAAMQAIPHDLYEAAWTDGAGRFYRFRRITLPLLVPSLVTMSMLSLISTFNSFDIIWILTRGGPNGETTTMIIDTYRTAIGSYKYGEGAARAVLICIFLSLFCLAYFRLTSRFSTGAKQR; via the coding sequence ATGGGTGTTCAACGCAGCACGGTCATCTTCGCCTGGCTCCTGCTTTTTCCGGCTCTCCTTTATGTCACCGTCATCGTCGCCTATCCGCTGGTCGACACGATAATCCTGTCCTTCACCGATGCGTCGTTGAAGAAGGTGACGAATTGGGTTGGGTTCGAGAACTACGCGAAGATCTTCAACGACACTTTCGCAGGCGTCATCGTCCGCACCTTCATCTGGACCTTCTTCTCCGTGTCGATCAAGATGATCATCGGCACTTTAGGGGCGGCGCTTCTGAACTCGGCCGTTCCGGGCCGCGCGCTCTTCCGCGTGCTGACCATGCCGCCCTGGATCGTGCCTATGGCGATCGGCATCTTCATGTGGGGCTGGATGTATAATGGCCAGTTCGGCATGATTTCCGGCCTGCTGCAGCGCTTCGGCATCGTCGACAGTCCTGTCGCTTTCCTTGCCTATGGCAGCACAGCCTTCTGGGCGACGATCGTCACCGACGTCTGGATCGGCGTGCCGATGGTCACTCTCTATATGCTTGCGGCCATGCAGGCTATTCCGCACGATCTCTATGAGGCGGCCTGGACGGATGGCGCTGGCCGCTTCTATCGCTTCCGCCGCATCACACTGCCGCTGCTGGTGCCGTCTCTGGTCACCATGTCGATGCTCTCGCTGATCTCGACCTTCAATTCCTTCGACATCATCTGGATCCTGACTCGCGGCGGTCCGAACGGCGAGACGACCACGATGATCATCGACACGTACCGAACGGCGATCGGCTCCTACAAATATGGTGAGGGCGCTGCGCGTGCGGTGCTGATCTGCATCTTCCTGTCGCTCTTCTGCCTTGCCTATTTCCGCCTGACCAGCCGCTTTTCCACGGGAGCCAAGCAGCGATGA
- a CDS encoding carbohydrate ABC transporter permease, with protein sequence MSHPSMIHRYKWYELIGIYAGILLFLAFVLAPFIEGFLVSLKPLSQLFSSPYRFIPENGSFTAYRTMWTSVPGFGWYIFNSFLVSGSITIIVLILVVPAAYAFARFEFKGSGLLLGAFLAVKMFSGAVLLIPLFRLMRSFGVLNTYFAMIVPGVAFIIPTGIWLLHTYIRRIPRELDEAAYVDGASQLYTLRRVILPIAMPGIVVVAISSFIEAYAQQFIYALTFNSKTEYMPLPVGLFAYFGRQEVVWNELMAASFVGIAPALVVIFFLQRYLVSGLTAGAVKQ encoded by the coding sequence ATGAGCCACCCTTCGATGATCCATCGCTACAAGTGGTATGAGCTTATCGGCATTTATGCCGGAATCCTGCTCTTTCTGGCTTTCGTGCTGGCGCCCTTCATCGAAGGGTTCCTGGTTTCGCTGAAGCCGCTTAGCCAGCTCTTTTCTTCGCCTTACCGCTTCATCCCCGAGAACGGCTCTTTTACGGCCTATCGGACGATGTGGACGAGCGTGCCGGGTTTCGGCTGGTATATCTTCAACTCGTTTCTGGTTTCCGGATCGATCACCATCATCGTGCTGATCCTCGTCGTGCCGGCCGCCTACGCCTTCGCCCGTTTCGAATTCAAGGGATCAGGCCTGCTGCTGGGCGCGTTCCTTGCGGTCAAGATGTTTTCCGGCGCCGTGCTGCTCATCCCGCTGTTCCGGCTTATGCGTTCCTTCGGTGTGCTGAACACCTATTTCGCCATGATCGTCCCGGGAGTGGCCTTCATCATTCCAACGGGAATCTGGCTGCTCCACACCTATATCCGCCGCATTCCACGCGAGCTGGATGAGGCGGCCTATGTGGATGGCGCAAGCCAGCTCTATACACTGCGTCGCGTCATCTTGCCGATCGCCATGCCCGGCATCGTCGTCGTTGCGATTTCCTCGTTCATCGAGGCCTACGCGCAGCAGTTCATCTATGCTCTTACCTTCAATTCGAAGACGGAATACATGCCGCTGCCGGTTGGGCTCTTTGCCTATTTCGGCCGGCAGGAGGTCGTCTGGAATGAACTCATGGCCGCAAGTTTCGTCGGCATCGCGCCGGCTCTGGTCGTGATCTTCTTCCTGCAACGGTATCTCGTCAGCGGTCTGACCGCCGGCGCGGTGAAGCAATAA
- a CDS encoding extracellular solute-binding protein, whose translation MTFHFKTGLLAFALLGSTALGAVNAQAADKEISWIYCGDSIDPIHVKYIKQWEDKNPGWVVKPELVGWELCQDKATTLAAAGTPVGMAYVGSRTLKQFADNDLIVPIPMTDDEKKAYYPGIVNTVTIDGQQWGTPIAFSTKALYWNKDLFKKAGLDPEKPPTTWAEEIADAKTIKEKTGIPGYGLSAKTFDNTMHQFLHWVYTNNGKVIDGDKITLDSPEVLAALQAYKDITPYSVEGPTAYEQNEMRAIFLDGKVGMLQAGSGAAYRLKETKINWGVAPLPLGPSAKGQGTLLITDSLAVFKGSGVEDKAIEFAKFITSPGPQGEYELQGGAGLTPLRPSPMVDEFVKKDPSWKPFIDGIAYGGPEPLFKDYKGFQNVMIAMVQSVVTGQAQPADALKKAAADLEQYK comes from the coding sequence GTGACATTCCATTTCAAGACAGGGCTTCTCGCCTTTGCTTTGCTCGGCTCCACCGCGCTTGGCGCCGTAAACGCCCAGGCGGCCGACAAGGAAATCAGCTGGATCTATTGCGGCGACAGCATCGATCCGATCCATGTGAAGTATATCAAGCAGTGGGAAGACAAGAATCCGGGCTGGGTCGTCAAGCCAGAGCTCGTCGGCTGGGAATTGTGCCAGGATAAGGCGACAACACTGGCTGCTGCCGGCACGCCGGTCGGCATGGCCTATGTCGGCTCGCGCACGCTGAAGCAGTTCGCTGACAACGATCTGATCGTGCCGATCCCGATGACGGACGACGAGAAGAAGGCCTATTATCCGGGGATCGTGAATACGGTCACCATCGATGGACAGCAGTGGGGCACGCCGATCGCTTTCTCGACCAAGGCGCTCTATTGGAACAAGGACCTCTTCAAGAAGGCCGGTCTCGATCCGGAAAAGCCGCCGACCACCTGGGCCGAGGAAATCGCCGACGCCAAGACGATCAAGGAAAAGACGGGCATTCCCGGATACGGCCTCTCGGCCAAGACCTTCGACAACACCATGCACCAGTTCCTGCACTGGGTTTACACCAACAACGGCAAGGTGATCGACGGCGACAAGATCACCCTCGACAGCCCCGAAGTTCTGGCAGCTCTCCAGGCCTACAAGGACATCACGCCTTATTCGGTCGAAGGACCGACGGCCTACGAGCAGAACGAAATGCGCGCCATCTTCCTCGATGGCAAGGTCGGCATGCTCCAGGCCGGTTCCGGCGCCGCCTACCGCCTCAAGGAAACGAAAATCAACTGGGGTGTGGCACCGCTGCCGCTCGGTCCGTCGGCCAAGGGCCAGGGCACGCTCCTCATCACCGACAGCCTTGCCGTCTTCAAGGGGTCTGGCGTTGAGGACAAGGCGATCGAATTTGCCAAATTCATCACCTCTCCCGGCCCGCAGGGCGAGTACGAACTCCAGGGCGGTGCCGGTCTTACGCCGCTGCGCCCGTCTCCGATGGTTGACGAGTTCGTCAAGAAGGATCCTTCCTGGAAGCCGTTTATCGACGGCATCGCCTATGGTGGTCCGGAGCCGCTGTTCAAGGACTATAAGGGCTTCCAGAACGTCATGATCGCCATGGTCCAGTCGGTCGTGACGGGCCAGGCCCAGCCGGCAGATGCGCTGAAGAAGGCGGCTGCCGATCTCGAGCAGTATAAATAA